The genomic region TCTTGCTCCAGTAGCTTTCTGGAACATTTTCTCAACCTTTTCGGCATTGCAATTAAATTTGTGGAAATATTTTGCTTCGACTGTTATGACAGCAAAGTCACTCTTCAATTCAATAAGTTCAGCATGTGTCAGCAAAGAACGATTGTTAGGCGTTGCGGACTCCAGTACTTTGTTCCAAATAGCAGTCAGGTTATTCGTTGGAACTTTCGGCTGAGATTTTCTTTTGGAATTCAATGCAGTCTTTGAGCCGTTGCCGTTGTTTGAGTTGTTACTATGCTCAGATCGCGTTATAACCAGTCCTAGCAAGCAGACTTCAAGCCAAAGGTGAGGTTGGGCTGCATTGCGAAGTTGGTTTTCCGATTTTTGCAACTGAGTAAGCCCTGCACTGATTGTCTCGTAGTCCCAATTTGTCGCCTGTTGTTTGAGTTGGGAGTAGCTAATTGCCCCACTAATTAGGTCTTGGCTTTTTGGGGAAGCCATAACTATAAGCAAGTCGCGGTAGATGGTGAGCAAATTGCTCAAAATCAGTTTGGGTGTTTTGCCGTTGTCTAGGAGCGAGCGAGATAATTGCAACAGCCCGAATATATTGCCAATCTTTATTGCTTCGAGGATTGCAACCAAGTCCGATTCTGCCACACTTCCTGAAAGTTCAATAACGTGGCTTTTAGTAATTTCAACTCCCAAAAGACTCAGCTGATCTAATAGTTGTAAAGCATCTCTTAATCCACCGTCAGCCGTGCGTGCGATCGCAACCAAAGCTTCATCAGCGTTCGGCTTCGCCGCGCCGTAGGCGATCGCAATAGATTCTTTTTGGGCTACGAACCGAAGTTGCTCTACGATAGTGCTAATGGACAAAGCACGAAAATTAAATACTTGGCATCGGCTTGTAATTGTCGGCAGAACTTTGTGAGGTTCCGTTGTGCAGAAAATAAATACTACGTGTGCGGGTGGTTCTTCAATGCACTTCAAAAGAGCATTGAATGCCTGTGGGGTAAGACAATGACATTCATCCAAAATGAAAATTCGATAGCGCCCTATTGCTGGGGCAAAACTGCTACGCTCGATCAAACTGCGGGCATCATCGACCCCATTGTTGCTAGCCGCATCAATTTCGGCAACATCCAAACTGGTACTTTTATCAATAGAGCGGCACGACTGACACTCGCCGCAGGGATGGGCAGTTGGTTTAGGGCTAGCAGTACAGTTTAGTGACTTCGCAAATATCCGCGCTGTCGAGGTTTTACCCGTTCCTCTGGAACCGATGAAGAGGTAAGCCTGAGCAATTTTGCCTGAAACGAGCGCATTGATAAGAGTTTTTTGAACGTACTCCTGACCTGCCAACTCGTCTAATGTGCGCGGTCGGTACTTTAAGTGCAAAGGTGTGTGCATTTTTGTGATTGTTGAAATTTTCAGGTTCTCCCCTGAGGGGCGAGTAAATGTGTCATTTTTAGGACTTACGCAAAAATCCTCAAAAACCTTAATTTATCGAACTGCTTTCGCGCCTCGCGTCTCCGTTCGCCTCGCGTCTCCGATAGGAGAAGGAGAAGACACAAGAACGCCTTCGCGTAGCCGCGTGCGTCTCGTTCGCGCAGCGTCTCCGCGATTGAGAAGAGAAGAATTCGTAGAGAGTGGGTAAGTCTTGATTTTAAGTCTTGAGGACTCATTGGAAGTAAAGAAGAGTGGAAGTAAGAAAATTTAGCTTTTCGACTATTGAGACATTGGCATTAATAAATACTTCGCCTCTATCCGCACATGAGGCTTGTCTCGATTGCCAAAGGGAACCAGAATTGCCGGACCGTCAGGTGAAGTCAATTGCATTTGTACTTCAGAGCTTTTGATTGCCTTCACTCCGTCCAGCAGATATTTGACATTGAAGCTGATGTATAAACTTTCCCCGGAAATGCAGGCTGGTATTAATTCTTCTCCTTCGCCAAAATCTCGCGCCATGAAGAGCGAAAGTTGTTGCAAATCACTGTTGAAGTAGAGCTTGACAGTCTTTTCCTTCTTGTCAGCCAGTACCGCAATCCGTTCCAAGGCTTTTACTAGAGGAACTTTTTCGAGTATTATTTGTTGCTTAAAGTCGTGTTTTAAGAGTTCTGGGTAAGCTGGGTACTGTTCACCCAGACAGCGGCTGACCAGACGTTGTTTTCCCCATTGGAAAGCGACGATTTCTTCTTCTTGTTTGTAGTATAAAGCCACAGGCTCAGTAGAAGTACGCATGTCTAAAATCCGTTCTAATTCACGCAATGCTTTGGCGGGTACAGTGAATGATAGTGACAGTGGTGCATCATCAGTCGTGTTAGACTGTTTCTTCTTTGGAGCGATGCCTTGAGTTGATGCTTGTAGAACTGCTAGCCGATGACCATCTGTGGCAGCAAACTCTAAAGTATCCTGTTCCAGTTTTAGATGAATACCTGTCAAGATTAGTTTGGTTTCATCGGTGCTGGTGGCAAATAGGGAACCTCGCAATCCTTCTTTTAAAGTCTCTGCTGGTAGGTGAATGGCTTGTTGTGCTGTTACTACAGGAATGCGAGGAAATTCCTCTGCACTAAGACACCGCACCTGATAACGTCCTGAATCGGCAGTCAACGTAGCAATTAACGATTCGACAGTTTCCTCTGATTGCGCTGGTTTGTCTGCTTTTACCGGTTGGTTATTTAGGGTGATATCGCCCTGAGGAAAACGTTCAACAATATCACTCAAAATTTCGACTGGGATAGTAATTTCTCCTCCTGTTCGGACTTTAGCATCAAAGCTTGTTTGAATTCCCAGGCTGAGGTCAAATACGGTTAGATGCACTTGCTGCAACGTTTTATCGGCGACCAGGAGAACATTAGCCAGCACTGGATGTGTTGGACGTTGCGGAACAGCGTGACTAACTAGTGACAGATTTGTGCTTAGGTCATTCTGACTGCAAATTATTTGTATCCCTTTAGTTTCTACTAAAGGTTGCTCATCAGTTTCGGTCTGTGGCTGAATTGGTGTTTCAACTGGCTTCGAGGTTTTTGAACGTTGCGTCTTTAGTGTTTTAGGCATTTTCTTTCATGTCAGGTATTCTGACATAAAGCTGCGTAAGCAGCTTGCAAAAAAAAGAAGTAGCGATCGCACGGTAACGATTGTCCTATACCCAAAAGCAAATTATGCCAAGGTCAATACGTGAAAGCGATCACTAACTCAAAAATTGAATTAATTAGTGTTAATGAACAACGAAAACTCGACGACGTGCACGACTCGCAGCGACGTACCACAATTGATTGCATTCTCTAACTTTGTCGTTTTTGTTCAGGTCACGTCCATCAATTCCCACTTCGTCAAAAGTGCTGCCTTGACTGTTATGCACAGTAAGCGCATAACAATTACGAATGTCCGCAAATACTTCAAGATGGTTGTAATAGGCTTTCCAAAGGAAAGGGTTCTTTTTGGCATTCTGCAACAATTTTGCATTATCTTTCTTATACCTTTTGGTATCATCTTCATGCAAAACGTAAATTTGACGAATTGTTTTTTCATCCGTCACTACCTTTAATTGCCAAGCTTTGTAGCTAGAATATCGGTCTTCACAAAAGTCCAAGACTTCAATTTCTGTTGAAGTTGGTAAAATGATAGATTTTCCATCAGGAGCCGTAACTGGACTTCTGGTAATTAATCTTTCACCAACAATGAATCTAGGTGCGTTTTCTCCGTAAATTTTTGCCCGTATCTTTGAGTTATAGTAATCAACTTTGTTGTTAGTCCAGCACAAAATCCGAAAGCAATCTGGGTTTTGGGCAAAATTTTTCGAGACTTTCTTAAACGCATATCTCAACAAGGTATTTTCTTTAACCATGAATGCTCCATTAGTTTTGTCTGGTAAATACGTTGAGAAAGGTTTAAAAGCCTTTTGACTTTTAACTGTTTTTCTACAAGTTGTAACAAATTCTAATAATGGGCTATCAGTACCTTGTCGAACAACTTCAGTTAAAATCGCTTTATCAGTTACACTGAAAGAAAGCGATTTAACTTCATCGACTGGAGGCAACTGCGCTGGATCGCCCATAAGAATTAGTTGCTTATTTGTGATTAAAGACCGACTGATACTTTCAGTAATCCAATGCCAAAGCTCTTTGTTGACCATACTGCATTCATCAAGGAAAACAAGGTCAAATAAACTGAGCATGGAAGGAGCGGTCTGTTCTAAAACCTTATTGCCACCCCTTCTTACCAATCCAAGTCCCAGAAGTTGATGAATGGTGAAGAAATCTACTCCGTATATCTCATTTTTTGATGCCATACGTTGTAACACCCTGACTGCTTTATTAGTTGGTGCAGTCAGGGCAATTCGCTTTCCTCTACCAACAAGTAGCTTTATTAATTGAAAGATAATTGTTGATTTTCCTGTACCAGCATATCCAAGGATAAGGAAAATGTTTTTAGTGCTTTTGAGAAATTCGTTCATTAACTCAAGAGCTTTGAGTTGTTGAGATGTAAGACTAAAGGAAGTAGTTTGTAGGGTTTGGATCATTTTGACTTTTCCGCTATGTTTTAAATTACAAACACAGCGTTAGCTGTCATAACATTAGCCACTGAAAGAATGAATTTTTCATTATCCCTGCCAATGCCTTGATGTCCTTTTCTACATCTTGAGTCGGTTAATGTGCCCTTGAAGCAAACCCTTAGTCACTAAATGTAATTACCGCAATAATTATTAAATTTCCACCCTGTAACTTGGGGATAAAAGTGCGGATTGTTTACATTTTGTCAGTTACGCAGTTGTATCAATCATGTCCTTCTTCAATAGCAAAAGTTGTTCTAGTTTTTGCAACTTCTCCAACCTTTGTCGTCTGGCTGCAATCGCAGCCCCAGTAAGAGGCTTGCCTTTTTTGTCCAAAAAGAGTGATGTCTCAAAACCACCATAAATATCATTTGCTTGTTGTTTAAAAGGCATAGTCTGGTGGTTATTTAGCTCAACAAAGCACTCTCTATCAACTGTTGATTCGATTAAGGAGTGCATGTCAGCAGTTGAGAGCATCACTTTTGATGAGCGTGACTGGTTAAGGCCTTCAACAGCAGGTTGTTCAAATTGCTGCTTTTTCATGCATGAGCGATAATCAGCCACAAAAATGCACTCCACGCAGAAGATAAAAATGAACAAAGCGATCGCAAACAGTGTCTGTTCTGACATTTATTTAACTCCTAAATGAAATTTGAGAGCGGTGTGCAAAGAACTTAGTAACGGCGGAAGCGGTAGCTTCCAGGCGTACTGAATTTCCCCGTTCCCAAATAGTTAGGAGCTATTAGTTGTCATCACATGTCCATTAAATAATAGACTCATCCGCAAAAGGTAAATGCTTGCTGTAACTGGATTTGACGGATTTAGTTGAAGATAGCGATCGCTATCTTAGTCTACGATAAAATAGGTGTTTTCAGGCATTAAGGGACGAAAAATTAAAATTGGGGTTAAAAGTATAAAAAGATGGAATCAATTTAAGGAGAAAAAAATTAAGTATTAATAGCTAAGGATACTAAGCGATTAAGTCGTAACCTGACCAGACCACAAACTGCCATAATCACCTGGCTATATCGATGACGAGCTAGACGGAATCTATCACTGGCTACTCGAAATATTTTTACCCGACATATCATGTGTTCAACAGCTATTCTGCGTGACGAGAGTTCTTTATTCTCTTGTTTTTGTAATTCCGAGATTTCTGTATTTTTTCGTTTCTTATGAGGGGTGGTAATGGCATCATCTCCTATGTATGCTTTATCGCCAATAAACTGTTGCGTGTCAGCAAATTTATAACGGGTTTCTCGAAATAAATTAATATCGCTTGTCTTCCCTAACATTCCAA from Tolypothrix sp. NIES-4075 harbors:
- the dnaX gene encoding DNA polymerase III subunit gamma/tau is translated as MHTPLHLKYRPRTLDELAGQEYVQKTLINALVSGKIAQAYLFIGSRGTGKTSTARIFAKSLNCTASPKPTAHPCGECQSCRSIDKSTSLDVAEIDAASNNGVDDARSLIERSSFAPAIGRYRIFILDECHCLTPQAFNALLKCIEEPPAHVVFIFCTTEPHKVLPTITSRCQVFNFRALSISTIVEQLRFVAQKESIAIAYGAAKPNADEALVAIARTADGGLRDALQLLDQLSLLGVEITKSHVIELSGSVAESDLVAILEAIKIGNIFGLLQLSRSLLDNGKTPKLILSNLLTIYRDLLIVMASPKSQDLISGAISYSQLKQQATNWDYETISAGLTQLQKSENQLRNAAQPHLWLEVCLLGLVITRSEHSNNSNNGNGSKTALNSKRKSQPKVPTNNLTAIWNKVLESATPNNRSLLTHAELIELKSDFAVITVEAKYFHKFNCNAEKVEKMFQKATGARVTVSIKERRVK
- the dnaN gene encoding DNA polymerase III subunit beta; protein product: MQIICSQNDLSTNLSLVSHAVPQRPTHPVLANVLLVADKTLQQVHLTVFDLSLGIQTSFDAKVRTGGEITIPVEILSDIVERFPQGDITLNNQPVKADKPAQSEETVESLIATLTADSGRYQVRCLSAEEFPRIPVVTAQQAIHLPAETLKEGLRGSLFATSTDETKLILTGIHLKLEQDTLEFAATDGHRLAVLQASTQGIAPKKKQSNTTDDAPLSLSFTVPAKALRELERILDMRTSTEPVALYYKQEEEIVAFQWGKQRLVSRCLGEQYPAYPELLKHDFKQQIILEKVPLVKALERIAVLADKKEKTVKLYFNSDLQQLSLFMARDFGEGEELIPACISGESLYISFNVKYLLDGVKAIKSSEVQMQLTSPDGPAILVPFGNRDKPHVRIEAKYLLMPMSQ
- a CDS encoding ATP-dependent DNA helicase, translated to MIQTLQTTSFSLTSQQLKALELMNEFLKSTKNIFLILGYAGTGKSTIIFQLIKLLVGRGKRIALTAPTNKAVRVLQRMASKNEIYGVDFFTIHQLLGLGLVRRGGNKVLEQTAPSMLSLFDLVFLDECSMVNKELWHWITESISRSLITNKQLILMGDPAQLPPVDEVKSLSFSVTDKAILTEVVRQGTDSPLLEFVTTCRKTVKSQKAFKPFSTYLPDKTNGAFMVKENTLLRYAFKKVSKNFAQNPDCFRILCWTNNKVDYYNSKIRAKIYGENAPRFIVGERLITRSPVTAPDGKSIILPTSTEIEVLDFCEDRYSSYKAWQLKVVTDEKTIRQIYVLHEDDTKRYKKDNAKLLQNAKKNPFLWKAYYNHLEVFADIRNCYALTVHNSQGSTFDEVGIDGRDLNKNDKVRECNQLWYVAASRARRRVFVVH